A genomic region of Caulobacter sp. NIBR2454 contains the following coding sequences:
- a CDS encoding Rieske (2Fe-2S) protein, which yields MAEPGAKGFRFRTGEAMFAGFVVRRAGTLVGYVDSCPHAGWPLAMMDRYLTRDGNALLCAGHGALFRPDDGVCTVGPCVGERLTPWPVAVEDEWIVTS from the coding sequence GTGGCTGAGCCGGGAGCCAAGGGATTCCGCTTCCGCACCGGCGAGGCGATGTTCGCCGGCTTCGTGGTGCGGCGGGCCGGGACGCTGGTCGGCTATGTGGACTCCTGCCCCCACGCCGGTTGGCCCCTGGCGATGATGGACCGCTACCTGACGCGAGATGGAAACGCCCTGCTTTGCGCCGGCCACGGGGCGCTCTTTCGGCCTGACGACGGGGTCTGCACCGTGGGCCCTTGCGTCGGCGAACGCCTGACGCCCTGGCCCGTGGCCGTCGAGGATGAGTGGATCGTCACAAGCTGA
- a CDS encoding YciI family protein, which yields MPYFMLRATDKPGTGDLRLETRPVHLDYLNSLPDVFRMAGALLAEDGQTVVGSLMIIEADDLDSARAYVEGDPFAQAGIFATTEILPWRLAIGKPA from the coding sequence ATGCCCTATTTCATGCTGCGCGCCACCGACAAGCCGGGCACGGGCGACCTGCGCCTTGAGACCCGGCCGGTGCATCTGGATTATCTGAACAGCCTGCCCGACGTGTTCCGCATGGCCGGAGCCCTGTTGGCCGAGGACGGTCAGACCGTGGTCGGGTCGCTGATGATCATCGAGGCCGACGACCTGGATTCCGCACGCGCCTATGTGGAGGGCGATCCCTTCGCCCAGGCGGGGATCTTCGCCACCACCGAAATCCTTCCCTGGCGCTTGGCTATCGGGAAGCCCGCCTGA